In a single window of the Pseudomonas oryzihabitans genome:
- a CDS encoding DUF2845 domain-containing protein: MRCLLAAFTLLVATGAAADSMRCGNALVSRGDRTFEVLQKCGEPVHRDLVGYELGRNERREAVIEEWVYGPKNGANYILTFEANRLTRIEFQRQ, translated from the coding sequence ATGCGTTGCCTGCTCGCCGCCTTCACCCTGCTGGTCGCCACCGGCGCCGCCGCTGATTCCATGAGATGCGGCAACGCCCTGGTCAGTCGGGGTGATCGTACCTTCGAAGTGCTGCAGAAATGCGGCGAACCGGTCCACCGCGACCTGGTGGGCTACGAGCTGGGCCGCAACGAACGCCGCGAGGCGGTGATCGAGGAATGGGTCTACGGCCCGAAGAACGGCGCCAACTACATCCTCACCTTCGAAGCCAACCGCCTCACTCGCATCGAGTTCCAGCGCCAATGA
- a CDS encoding DUF2845 domain-containing protein: MTPRVLLLLLLLATGTSQAASLRCGSALVSTGSTTHEVRGKCGEPLSVTPLGERQVTDGYGYRQVEFVEEWAYGPWNGMLYFLTFRGGRLDQVDSKRAN; encoded by the coding sequence ATGACCCCTCGCGTTCTGCTTCTGCTGCTTCTGCTTGCCACAGGTACCAGCCAGGCCGCCTCCCTGCGCTGCGGCAGCGCCCTGGTTTCCACCGGTTCCACCACCCACGAAGTACGCGGCAAATGTGGCGAGCCGCTGAGCGTCACGCCCCTGGGCGAGCGCCAGGTCACCGACGGCTATGGCTATCGCCAGGTGGAGTTCGTCGAGGAATGGGCCTACGGCCCCTGGAACGGCATGCTCTATTTCCTCACCTTCCGCGGCGGCCGCCTGGACCAGGTGGACAGCAAGAGAGCCAACTGA
- a CDS encoding glutathione S-transferase family protein: protein MATLRLFTSPSAFPNPQRLRLFIHEKGIADQFEEVILKMAPEGEQRQWQHLKRNPWGETPTLELAEGGYLAESAAIARYLDNSYPGRKVMGETPLEQGQDAMWNDRIFVHVLYRIVTMFHVQHEGLGHKLELTHNPQWGEHCRKEALMHAALVDRHLADGREWLLGGAAPTFADITLCTAIAFSKFPTNQTPLDERFEHLAAFWARWQQRDSFRAAYADGHSGLDELASLARG, encoded by the coding sequence ATGGCCACGCTACGCCTCTTCACCTCGCCGTCCGCCTTTCCCAATCCGCAACGCCTGCGGCTGTTCATCCATGAAAAGGGCATTGCCGATCAGTTCGAGGAGGTCATCCTGAAGATGGCGCCCGAGGGCGAGCAGCGCCAGTGGCAGCACCTCAAGCGCAACCCTTGGGGCGAGACGCCCACCCTGGAGCTCGCCGAAGGCGGTTATCTGGCCGAGAGCGCGGCCATCGCCCGCTATCTGGACAACAGCTATCCCGGCCGCAAGGTAATGGGCGAAACGCCGCTGGAGCAGGGCCAGGACGCCATGTGGAACGACCGCATCTTCGTCCATGTGCTCTATCGCATCGTGACCATGTTCCATGTGCAGCACGAAGGCCTCGGCCACAAGCTGGAGCTGACCCACAACCCGCAGTGGGGCGAGCATTGCCGCAAGGAAGCCCTGATGCACGCGGCCCTGGTGGATCGGCACCTGGCCGATGGTCGCGAGTGGCTGCTGGGTGGCGCAGCGCCGACCTTCGCCGACATCACCCTGTGCACCGCCATCGCCTTCTCCAAGTTCCCCACCAACCAGACCCCGCTGGACGAGCGCTTCGAGCACCTGGCGGCCTTCTGGGCGCGCTGGCAGCAGCGCGACAGCTTCCGCGCGGCCTATGCCGACGGCCACAGCGGGCTGGACGAGCTGGCGTCCCTGGCACGCGGCTGA
- a CDS encoding nucleoside 2-deoxyribosyltransferase, translating to MPPRFYLAGPEVFRPDAVAHGEALKALCARHGCTGLFPLDNAIPPELTEPREQAAWIYRANLALIEQADGVLASLDFFRGAEPDSGTCFEVGYAVALGKPVVGYVPEAGSLAERIRARHPEWVGAGLLDRDGWTLEEFGLPLNLMLAVSASIVVGGPEVALAVLRERLG from the coding sequence ATGCCACCCCGTTTCTATCTGGCCGGCCCCGAGGTCTTTCGCCCTGATGCCGTCGCCCATGGCGAGGCCCTCAAGGCGCTGTGCGCCCGTCACGGCTGCACGGGCCTGTTTCCACTGGACAACGCCATTCCCCCGGAGCTGACCGAGCCGCGCGAGCAGGCGGCCTGGATCTATCGGGCGAATCTGGCGCTGATCGAGCAGGCGGATGGCGTCCTGGCCAGCCTGGATTTCTTTCGCGGCGCCGAGCCCGACAGCGGCACCTGTTTCGAGGTGGGCTACGCCGTGGCGCTGGGCAAGCCGGTGGTGGGCTATGTCCCGGAGGCGGGCAGCCTGGCCGAGCGGATTCGCGCGCGACATCCCGAGTGGGTAGGCGCGGGGCTGCTGGACCGTGACGGCTGGACGCTGGAGGAATTCGGCCTGCCGCTGAACCTGATGCTGGCGGTATCGGCCAGCATCGTCGTCGGTGGGCCGGAGGTGGCCCTGGCAGTGTTGCGCGAGCGGCTGGGCTAG
- a CDS encoding PLP-dependent aminotransferase family protein, which translates to MNRYQLLADALGRRIEQGLYRPGERLPSVRALAQEHGVSLATVQQAYRLLEDRGLVEPRPKSGYFVRLERRAIELPRVTRPARWPVEVSGWEPVRELMTSTPDSVRVQLGRGLPDTEAPTLAPLLAGMARLARRPGNAGLSYDSIQGVAALREQVARLQLDAGCVLTADDIVITSGAHEALATALRATCQEGDIVAVDSPTFHGVMQTLKGQGLKALEIPTDPRIGISLPALELALEQWPVRAIQLTPSCNNPLGYCMPEANKRQLVALARKHDLAVIEDDVYGDLLYGYPRARALKAFDEDDRVILCSSFSKTLAPGLRVGWVAPGRYAERILHLKYIGTGCTAPQPQLAIAEFIAAGHYTVHVRRMRAQYQRNRDLMSAWVQRYFPAGTRVSQPQGSFLLWVELPEACDSHRLNRELLAQSVQIACGSIFSASGKYRNCLRLNYAQAQRPGVEEGVRRVGEAACRLLDEALPRSVAALV; encoded by the coding sequence ATGAATCGCTATCAGCTGTTGGCCGACGCGCTCGGCCGCCGTATCGAACAGGGCCTCTATCGACCGGGCGAACGCCTGCCGTCGGTACGGGCCCTGGCGCAGGAGCACGGGGTGAGCCTGGCTACGGTGCAACAGGCCTATCGGCTGCTGGAGGATCGCGGCCTGGTCGAGCCACGGCCCAAGTCCGGCTATTTCGTCCGCCTGGAAAGACGCGCCATCGAGTTGCCCCGGGTGACCCGCCCGGCGCGCTGGCCGGTGGAGGTGTCCGGCTGGGAGCCGGTGCGCGAGCTGATGACCAGCACCCCCGACTCGGTGCGAGTGCAACTTGGCCGCGGCCTGCCGGATACCGAGGCACCGACCCTGGCCCCCTTGCTCGCCGGCATGGCACGCCTGGCGCGGCGGCCAGGCAATGCCGGGCTGTCCTACGACAGCATCCAGGGCGTGGCGGCCTTGCGCGAACAGGTGGCCCGGCTGCAGCTGGATGCCGGCTGCGTGCTCACCGCCGATGACATCGTCATCACCAGCGGTGCCCACGAGGCCCTGGCCACGGCCTTGCGCGCCACCTGCCAGGAGGGCGACATCGTCGCGGTGGATTCGCCGACCTTCCACGGGGTGATGCAGACCCTCAAGGGCCAGGGCCTCAAGGCGCTGGAGATCCCCACCGATCCGCGTATCGGCATCAGCCTGCCGGCGCTGGAACTGGCCCTGGAGCAGTGGCCGGTGCGCGCCATCCAGCTCACCCCCAGCTGCAACAACCCCCTGGGCTACTGCATGCCCGAGGCCAACAAGCGCCAGCTGGTGGCCCTGGCGCGCAAGCACGACCTAGCGGTGATCGAAGACGACGTCTACGGCGATCTGCTCTATGGCTATCCGCGGGCGCGGGCGCTCAAGGCCTTTGACGAAGACGACCGGGTGATCCTCTGCAGTTCCTTTTCCAAGACCCTGGCCCCCGGGCTCAGGGTCGGTTGGGTGGCACCTGGGCGCTATGCCGAGCGCATCCTGCACCTCAAGTACATAGGCACTGGCTGCACCGCCCCCCAACCGCAGCTGGCTATCGCCGAATTCATCGCCGCCGGGCACTACACCGTCCACGTCCGGCGCATGCGTGCCCAGTACCAGCGCAATCGCGACCTGATGAGCGCCTGGGTGCAGCGCTACTTTCCGGCCGGCACCCGGGTCAGCCAGCCCCAGGGCAGTTTCCTGCTCTGGGTGGAATTGCCCGAGGCCTGCGACAGCCACAGACTGAATCGCGAGTTGCTCGCCCAGAGCGTGCAGATCGCCTGTGGCAGCATCTTTTCCGCCTCGGGCAAGTACCGCAACTGCCTGCGCCTGAACTATGCCCAGGCCCAGCGTCCGGGCGTGGAGGAGGGGGTGCGGCGCGTCGGTGAAGCGGCGTGTCGGCTGCTCGATGAGGCGCTGCCGCGGTCGGTGGCGGCGCTGGTCTAG
- a CDS encoding metal-dependent hydrolase, translating to MDSLTQAVLGATVQTALLGRWQGRRAILYGAALGTLPDLDVVIDYGNAVNEMTYHRSFSHSLFVLTGVALLLTWLCGRWRDPGYSQRRLFLTLWLVLITHPLLDAFTTYGTQLFWPLPSTPVAWSSVFIIDPLYTLPLLLAVLAGLVAGPRGRSPRLAVAALALSTGYLGWTLVAKYSAERQVREVLATQGQADARLFSAPLPFTSLLWRVMVDDGPERYRETWVGLFDDRPPQLVPLPRGGELAPILADSPAEQRLRWFTDDWLRYDRLGNDLVVTDLRLGATGYHSFRFVLAQRDTSGWRLVAEPSLWPRERGGREQLTVVWRRLWHPELPAPVAEWAARLSRLPD from the coding sequence GTGGATTCGCTGACCCAGGCCGTGCTCGGCGCCACCGTCCAGACCGCGCTGCTGGGGCGCTGGCAGGGCCGCCGCGCCATTCTCTATGGCGCGGCTCTGGGCACCCTGCCGGATCTCGATGTGGTCATCGACTACGGTAACGCCGTGAACGAGATGACCTACCACCGCAGCTTCAGCCATTCGCTGTTCGTGCTGACCGGGGTGGCCCTGCTGCTGACCTGGCTGTGCGGGCGTTGGCGCGATCCGGGTTACAGCCAGCGCCGGTTGTTCCTGACCCTCTGGCTGGTGCTCATCACCCATCCCCTGCTGGATGCCTTCACCACCTACGGCACCCAGCTGTTCTGGCCATTGCCGAGCACCCCGGTGGCCTGGTCCAGCGTCTTCATCATCGATCCGCTCTATACCTTGCCACTGCTGCTGGCGGTGCTCGCCGGGCTGGTGGCTGGCCCGCGTGGACGCTCGCCACGACTGGCCGTAGCGGCACTGGCGCTGTCCACGGGCTATCTGGGCTGGACGCTGGTGGCCAAGTATTCCGCCGAACGTCAGGTGCGCGAGGTGCTGGCGACCCAGGGGCAAGCGGACGCCCGCCTGTTCAGCGCGCCCCTGCCGTTCACCAGTCTGCTCTGGCGAGTCATGGTGGACGATGGTCCGGAGCGCTACCGGGAAACCTGGGTCGGCCTGTTCGACGACCGCCCGCCGCAGTTGGTCCCGCTGCCGCGTGGCGGCGAACTGGCACCCATCCTCGCCGATTCCCCGGCCGAACAGCGCCTGCGCTGGTTCACCGACGACTGGCTGAGGTACGACCGCCTCGGCAACGACCTGGTGGTGACCGATTTGCGTCTGGGTGCCACCGGTTACCACAGCTTTCGCTTCGTGCTGGCTCAGCGCGACACGAGCGGCTGGCGGCTGGTGGCCGAGCCTTCGTTGTGGCCGCGCGAGCGAGGTGGTCGCGAGCAGCTGACGGTAGTCTGGCGCAGACTCTGGCATCCGGAGCTACCGGCGCCGGTGGCGGAGTGGGCCGCACGGTTGTCGCGGCTGCCGGACTGA
- a CDS encoding alpha/beta fold hydrolase, whose translation MLPHSQQGSGSPTFVLMHFLGGSHRTWFPTAPYLDGEHRCVALDTPGFGDAAEVDGYSVAEMADQVDASIRALGLERCILVGHSMTGKVAVVLAARRPEYLVGLILVAPSPPGPQPMSDADRDAQRAYGKSRTEAEAFVDESSVHRLPDAIREVVIADAQRLNLEAWRAWVDHGSREDWSDRIETLDYPVLLVCGADDQQVPGPDEQRRTTLAAFPNSRLEVIPGAGHLMPLQTPQALARLMLDFARDL comes from the coding sequence ATGCTTCCCCATAGTCAGCAGGGCAGTGGTTCGCCCACCTTCGTGCTCATGCACTTTCTCGGCGGTTCCCACCGCACCTGGTTTCCCACCGCCCCCTATCTGGATGGCGAACACCGCTGCGTGGCGCTCGATACCCCGGGCTTTGGCGATGCCGCCGAGGTCGACGGTTACAGCGTGGCCGAGATGGCCGATCAGGTGGATGCCAGCATCCGCGCCCTGGGCCTGGAACGCTGCATCCTGGTCGGCCACTCGATGACTGGCAAGGTCGCCGTGGTACTGGCGGCGCGGCGGCCGGAGTATCTGGTCGGCTTGATCCTGGTGGCGCCTTCGCCGCCCGGGCCGCAGCCGATGAGCGACGCGGATCGCGATGCTCAGCGCGCCTATGGCAAGAGCCGGACGGAAGCCGAGGCTTTCGTCGACGAATCCAGCGTCCATCGCCTGCCCGATGCCATCCGTGAAGTGGTGATCGCCGACGCCCAGCGACTGAATCTTGAGGCCTGGCGCGCCTGGGTCGATCACGGCAGCCGTGAAGACTGGAGCGACCGGATCGAGACCCTGGATTATCCGGTGCTGCTGGTTTGTGGCGCCGATGACCAGCAGGTGCCGGGACCGGACGAACAACGCCGGACCACCCTGGCGGCCTTTCCCAATAGCCGGCTGGAGGTGATCCCCGGTGCCGGTCACCTGATGCCGCTGCAGACGCCCCAGGCCCTGGCGCGGCTGATGCTCGATTTCGCCCGGGACCTCTGA
- a CDS encoding glutathione S-transferase N-terminal domain-containing protein: MTDLSRFPITQRWPARHPERLQLYSLPTPNGVKVAILLEELGLPYEVHRIDFGQDDQHTAEFLSLSPNNKIPALLDPDGPGGEPLGLFESGAILLYLAEKTGRLLPQEPARRYQAIQWLMFQMGGIGPMFGQLGFFTTFAGKDIEDPRPRERYVAEARRLLGVLDGQLKGRAWILGDDYSLVDIATFPWIRALLEVYQVADLVGFQDFPNVRRALDAFLARPAVQRGLQIPAAP; this comes from the coding sequence ATGACCGATCTGTCGCGCTTTCCCATCACCCAGCGCTGGCCCGCCCGGCATCCCGAGCGCCTGCAGCTCTATTCGCTGCCCACACCCAATGGCGTCAAGGTCGCTATCCTGCTGGAAGAGCTCGGCCTGCCCTACGAGGTGCATCGCATCGACTTCGGCCAGGACGACCAGCACACCGCGGAATTTCTCTCGCTGAGCCCCAACAACAAGATCCCCGCCCTCCTCGACCCCGACGGTCCCGGCGGCGAACCCCTGGGGCTGTTCGAATCCGGCGCCATCCTACTCTATCTCGCGGAAAAGACCGGACGCCTGCTGCCCCAGGAGCCGGCCCGGCGCTACCAGGCCATCCAGTGGCTGATGTTCCAGATGGGGGGCATCGGTCCCATGTTCGGTCAGCTCGGCTTCTTCACCACCTTCGCCGGCAAGGACATCGAAGACCCGCGGCCTCGCGAGCGCTACGTGGCAGAAGCCCGGCGCCTGCTCGGCGTACTGGATGGCCAGCTCAAAGGCCGAGCCTGGATCCTGGGCGACGATTACAGCCTCGTCGACATCGCCACCTTCCCCTGGATCCGCGCCCTGCTGGAGGTCTACCAGGTGGCTGACCTGGTCGGCTTCCAGGACTTCCCCAACGTCCGCCGCGCGCTCGACGCCTTCCTTGCCCGCCCGGCAGTGCAACGCGGCCTGCAGATCCCGGCTGCCCCCTGA
- a CDS encoding GNAT family N-acetyltransferase, with the protein MLADAELQLRQWRAEDGPAFAKLNADPEVMRHFPACLDRAASDALLERCRQGIAERGWGFWALERYTDGALLGLLGISPAPADLPFTPAVEIGWRLARPYWGQGYATAGAQLALACAFDTLALEEVVAFTAASNQPSLAVMRRLAMTDAGHFEHPRLPPGHPLRPHRLFRLSRARWTTARMAAE; encoded by the coding sequence ATGCTCGCCGACGCTGAACTGCAGTTGCGCCAGTGGCGAGCGGAGGACGGCCCGGCGTTCGCCAAGCTAAATGCCGATCCCGAAGTGATGCGCCACTTTCCCGCCTGCCTGGATCGGGCCGCCAGCGATGCGCTGCTCGAACGCTGCCGCCAGGGCATCGCCGAGCGTGGCTGGGGCTTCTGGGCGCTGGAGCGCTACACCGATGGCGCACTGCTCGGTTTGCTGGGCATCAGCCCGGCACCGGCCGATCTGCCCTTCACTCCCGCCGTCGAAATCGGCTGGCGCCTGGCGCGTCCCTATTGGGGCCAGGGCTATGCCACCGCCGGTGCCCAACTGGCCCTGGCCTGTGCCTTCGACACTCTCGCACTCGAAGAGGTGGTCGCCTTCACTGCCGCCTCCAATCAGCCCTCGTTGGCCGTGATGCGTCGCCTGGCGATGACTGACGCCGGTCACTTCGAACATCCGCGCCTGCCCCCAGGCCATCCGCTGCGGCCGCATCGGTTGTTTCGGCTGAGCCGAGCACGCTGGACTACCGCGCGCATGGCAGCCGAGTAG
- a CDS encoding helix-turn-helix transcriptional regulator has product MSRSERLFDLLQALRRHRRAVSGRALAAETGVSLRTLYRDIASLQSLGAAIEGEPGVGYILKPGFLLPPLMFTPEELEALVLGSRWVAERTDGSLAAAAGNALARISAVLPSELQNELAMTTLLIGPSRETPRNQVDPAILRHAIRQETKLILVYRDAADSESQRTIWPFALAYFDAARVLLGWCELRKDFRSFRADRIVSVQPCEERYPQRRQSLLRDWRRQMERQGSVPA; this is encoded by the coding sequence ATGTCCCGCTCAGAACGCTTGTTCGATCTGCTCCAGGCCTTGCGCCGGCACCGCCGCGCCGTGAGTGGCCGTGCCTTGGCCGCGGAAACGGGGGTTAGTCTGCGCACCCTGTACCGCGACATCGCCAGCCTGCAATCGCTGGGTGCGGCCATCGAGGGCGAACCGGGTGTCGGCTATATCCTCAAGCCGGGTTTTCTGCTGCCACCGCTGATGTTCACGCCCGAAGAACTGGAGGCCCTGGTCCTCGGCTCGCGCTGGGTAGCAGAACGCACCGATGGCAGCCTGGCAGCGGCGGCCGGCAATGCCCTGGCGCGGATCTCCGCGGTCCTGCCAAGTGAGCTGCAAAATGAGTTGGCCATGACCACCCTGCTCATCGGACCGAGTCGGGAAACACCTCGCAACCAGGTCGATCCGGCGATCCTGCGTCACGCCATACGCCAGGAAACCAAGCTCATCCTGGTCTATCGCGATGCCGCTGACAGCGAATCCCAGCGCACCATCTGGCCCTTCGCACTGGCCTACTTCGACGCCGCACGGGTGCTGCTCGGCTGGTGTGAGTTGCGTAAGGACTTCCGCAGCTTTCGTGCCGATCGCATCGTCTCGGTACAGCCCTGCGAAGAACGCTATCCACAGCGCCGTCAGAGCCTGCTCAGGGACTGGCGAAGGCAGATGGAACGCCAGGGTTCCGTCCCTGCCTGA
- a CDS encoding VOC family protein, with protein MHYSTSLMFYVTDVRTSRNFYVELLDLTPVEDGPGFALFVLPSGLALGLWARDAVVPAVGAGSATGELGFKVASMPAVDELYDRWRTRGAEELLPPTNLPFGRSFVVLDPDGNRLRGYAVHPD; from the coding sequence ATGCACTACAGCACCAGTCTGATGTTCTACGTTACCGACGTCCGTACCAGCCGGAATTTCTACGTCGAATTGCTCGATCTCACCCCAGTCGAGGACGGCCCTGGCTTCGCCCTCTTCGTGCTCCCGTCCGGTCTCGCCCTGGGCTTGTGGGCAAGGGACGCCGTGGTTCCCGCGGTTGGCGCGGGCAGTGCGACGGGTGAACTGGGCTTCAAGGTGGCCAGCATGCCGGCGGTGGATGAGCTGTACGACCGCTGGCGCACGCGGGGCGCCGAGGAGCTATTACCGCCAACCAACCTGCCGTTCGGCCGCAGCTTCGTCGTACTCGATCCTGACGGTAACCGGCTGCGGGGCTATGCGGTGCATCCCGACTAA
- a CDS encoding DksA/TraR family C4-type zinc finger protein: MANGWAGDGAVQEQIDSTVDDAVQRARSRLHRGASLTHCEECGDAIPEARRQAVPGVHLCIRCQSEQDAEDQRTGGYNRRASKDSQLR, encoded by the coding sequence ATGGCCAACGGGTGGGCCGGAGACGGCGCGGTTCAGGAACAGATCGACAGCACGGTGGACGATGCGGTGCAACGCGCTCGCAGCCGTCTGCACCGAGGCGCGAGCCTCACCCATTGCGAGGAGTGCGGCGACGCCATCCCCGAGGCGCGCCGCCAGGCGGTCCCGGGTGTACACCTGTGCATCCGCTGCCAATCCGAGCAGGACGCGGAAGACCAGCGCACTGGCGGCTACAACCGCCGTGCGAGCAAGGACAGTCAGTTGCGCTAG
- a CDS encoding CDP-diacylglycerol diphosphatase: protein MTLSGCSSRLLLRQVTVGLCEPNARLTGLPAPCRQVVRDPGFAVLRAPGERQHFILVPLRPLRGLESPALWQPGQPNWFGWAWRQRWYLSAWGEAPVTDAQIALALNAPSGRSQDQLHVHLACLRPALRQQLWQLAPDIDEHWRALPVDLAGSRYQARRLSETQLLAADFFPALARQPPYPLPDPRLSLAVVALPSQDASRQFLLLAGRAGSQPGDQGSAERLLAADCRGTSLPLATQ, encoded by the coding sequence ATGACGCTGTCAGGTTGCTCCAGCCGCCTGCTGCTGCGCCAGGTCACGGTTGGGCTGTGCGAGCCCAATGCCCGGCTGACCGGCCTGCCCGCCCCCTGCCGCCAGGTGGTCAGGGATCCCGGCTTCGCCGTGCTGCGTGCACCCGGCGAGCGCCAGCATTTCATCCTGGTACCCCTGCGCCCCCTGCGCGGGCTGGAGAGCCCGGCCCTGTGGCAGCCCGGCCAACCCAACTGGTTCGGCTGGGCCTGGCGCCAGCGCTGGTATCTGAGCGCCTGGGGCGAGGCGCCGGTGACGGACGCCCAGATCGCCCTCGCCCTCAATGCCCCCAGCGGTCGCAGCCAGGATCAGTTGCACGTGCACCTCGCCTGCCTGCGTCCCGCGCTGCGCCAGCAGCTGTGGCAACTGGCGCCAGACATCGATGAACACTGGCGCGCCCTGCCCGTGGACCTGGCCGGGAGTCGCTATCAGGCGCGCCGTCTGAGCGAGACGCAGCTGCTGGCGGCGGACTTCTTCCCTGCTTTGGCCAGGCAGCCGCCCTATCCGCTGCCGGATCCACGCCTGTCGCTGGCCGTGGTGGCGCTGCCAAGCCAGGATGCCAGCCGTCAGTTCCTGCTGCTGGCCGGACGTGCGGGCAGTCAGCCTGGCGACCAGGGTTCGGCGGAACGACTGCTGGCCGCGGACTGCCGGGGAACGTCCCTGCCGCTGGCGACTCAATAG
- a CDS encoding TIGR04211 family SH3 domain-containing protein, whose product MSPSRLLSRLPHLGFYLAASLASFAGTAVAQEGNARWVSDSLTTYVRSGPTDGYRIVGTLKSGQKVELISTQGDYSQVRGEGGSTVWIPNSDLQDKPGQAERLPQLEQQVAELSGQLKTIDDSWKNRVQGMQETLDSRKQQIDELESRRKDLDAQLTQAQSELRSTQAKLGNENKQALMQYMVYGGSIAGAGLLAGLILPSMTRGRKKNDRWF is encoded by the coding sequence ATGTCCCCATCTCGCCTGCTATCCCGCCTTCCCCATCTCGGCTTCTACCTGGCCGCCTCCCTCGCCTCCTTTGCCGGTACCGCTGTCGCCCAGGAAGGTAATGCCCGTTGGGTCAGTGACAGCCTGACTACCTACGTCCGCAGCGGCCCCACCGATGGCTATCGCATCGTCGGCACCCTCAAGTCCGGGCAGAAGGTCGAGCTGATCAGCACCCAGGGCGACTACAGCCAGGTGCGCGGCGAAGGTGGCAGCACCGTCTGGATTCCCAACAGCGACCTGCAGGACAAGCCCGGCCAGGCCGAGCGCCTGCCGCAGCTGGAGCAGCAGGTAGCCGAACTGAGCGGCCAGCTCAAGACCATCGACGACAGCTGGAAGAATCGCGTCCAGGGCATGCAGGAGACCCTGGATTCGCGCAAGCAGCAGATCGACGAACTGGAGAGCCGCCGTAAGGACCTCGACGCCCAGCTCACCCAGGCCCAGTCGGAACTGCGCAGCACCCAGGCCAAACTTGGCAACGAGAACAAGCAGGCGCTGATGCAATACATGGTCTATGGCGGCAGCATTGCCGGCGCGGGCCTCCTGGCCGGCCTGATCCTGCCCTCCATGACCCGCGGCAGGAAGAAGAACGACCGCTGGTTCTAA
- a CDS encoding NUDIX domain-containing protein, with translation MPDTPRFRIQQVETLSDDWGLLKKTTFDYLRRDGSWQRQTRETYDRGNGATILLYDRARRTILLIRQFRLPTLGNGLDDGLLVETPAGLLDAAAPEARIKAEVEEETGYRLDNVQHLFDAFMSPGSVTELLHFFAGEYQADQRIAEGGGLHEEGEDIELLELPFDEALAMARDGRLLDGKTIMLLQYAALYLLPR, from the coding sequence ATGCCCGACACCCCCCGCTTTCGCATCCAGCAGGTCGAGACCCTTTCCGATGACTGGGGCCTGCTCAAGAAGACCACCTTCGACTACCTGCGCCGCGACGGCAGCTGGCAACGCCAGACCCGGGAGACCTACGACCGTGGCAATGGCGCCACCATCCTGCTCTACGACCGCGCAAGACGCACCATCCTGCTGATCCGTCAGTTCCGCCTGCCCACCCTGGGCAACGGCCTGGACGACGGCCTGCTGGTGGAGACCCCCGCCGGCCTGCTCGACGCGGCCGCGCCCGAAGCGCGCATCAAGGCCGAAGTCGAGGAAGAGACCGGTTACCGCCTCGACAACGTCCAGCACCTGTTCGACGCCTTCATGAGCCCCGGCTCGGTGACCGAGCTGCTGCATTTCTTCGCCGGTGAATACCAGGCCGACCAGCGCATCGCCGAGGGCGGTGGCCTGCACGAGGAAGGCGAGGACATCGAGCTGCTGGAGTTACCCTTCGACGAAGCCCTGGCCATGGCGCGCGACGGTCGGCTGCTGGATGGCAAGACCATCATGCTGCTGCAGTACGCCGCCCTCTACCTGCTGCCGCGCTAG